Proteins encoded in a region of the Bacillus methanolicus genome:
- a CDS encoding cell division protein FtsA — protein MQEKKKLFALDIGTRSVVGIILEEHDGQYHVIDILAKEHTTRSMLDGQIHDILSVSKIITEIKEQLEERHGSLRKVSVAAAGRALKTERAKATVSIKGKPLLQKQDILHLELSAVQQAQASVAEKNNGEKSYYYYCVGYSVLYYRLDGEEIGNLIDQQGEEASVEIIATFLPKVVVESLISALNRSGLEMEALTLEPIAAINVLIPPSMRRLNVALVDIGAGTSDIAITDMGTIIAYGMVPIAGDEITEAISDQYLLDFPLAEKAKRELHTNDRITITDILGFETEVSRDEVITHISPALDKLAESICDEILQLNNGKPPKAVMLVGGGSLTPELPKRLAEKLNLPENRVAIRGIEAISSLTISEKIQKGPDLVTPIGIAIASQRSPVQYSTVYVNEQPVRLFEINKLTVGDCLLAAGIKMNKLYGKPGMALIVTLNGQNITIPGQLGEAPTMLLNGKPCSFDDEIKNGDKITVEKGKDGCARDAKIADLLDHIPNKKITINGKPYEIFATLTCNGEKTTPDRKVEDRDQIVCTIPETIEELLKELQLHDLLFQLRPFRLKINGRETFLPNLAGKLFRNGIAVKPQSTFDDLDDIIIEQKKTLTVKQLAEMKHFQLKHIIPVTYNGEKIYLSKTVTDFYRNGEKLGEDSILLDGDEITVEQKKMEPFLFQDLFKHVEITMPKNSGGKFVLLKNDTPATFYDQIHPGDDLKIVWPLAQEKNSPAGKEQA, from the coding sequence TTGCAAGAAAAAAAGAAACTTTTTGCTCTCGATATCGGAACTCGCTCCGTTGTAGGAATTATTTTGGAGGAACACGATGGTCAATATCACGTCATTGATATTCTTGCAAAAGAACACACAACACGTTCGATGCTGGATGGCCAAATTCATGATATCCTGTCAGTCTCAAAAATCATAACTGAAATAAAGGAGCAGTTGGAAGAACGTCACGGAAGCTTAAGAAAGGTGTCGGTTGCTGCTGCCGGCCGTGCTTTAAAAACGGAGCGGGCAAAAGCAACTGTATCGATCAAAGGAAAACCGCTGCTTCAAAAACAGGATATTCTTCATCTTGAATTAAGTGCCGTACAGCAGGCGCAAGCGTCTGTTGCCGAAAAAAATAATGGGGAAAAAAGCTATTATTATTATTGTGTCGGATACTCGGTTCTATATTACCGACTTGATGGAGAAGAAATAGGAAATTTGATTGACCAGCAAGGGGAAGAAGCTTCTGTTGAAATTATTGCAACATTTCTCCCTAAAGTAGTCGTGGAATCATTAATTTCTGCTCTCAACCGCTCCGGTTTGGAAATGGAAGCTTTGACATTAGAACCGATTGCGGCGATTAATGTTCTTATCCCTCCTTCTATGCGAAGGTTGAATGTTGCATTAGTTGATATTGGGGCAGGAACCTCTGATATTGCCATAACGGACATGGGCACGATTATCGCTTACGGGATGGTGCCGATTGCCGGCGATGAAATTACAGAAGCGATCAGTGACCAATATTTGCTTGACTTTCCTCTTGCTGAAAAAGCAAAACGAGAATTACATACAAATGATCGGATAACAATTACTGATATTCTCGGTTTTGAAACAGAAGTTTCGAGGGATGAAGTCATCACCCACATCTCTCCTGCTCTCGACAAACTTGCAGAATCAATTTGTGATGAAATTCTTCAGCTAAACAATGGAAAGCCGCCAAAAGCAGTTATGCTTGTCGGGGGCGGAAGCTTAACACCGGAGCTTCCAAAAAGGCTGGCCGAAAAACTAAATCTTCCTGAAAACCGAGTCGCGATCCGCGGAATAGAAGCAATTTCTTCCCTAACCATTTCCGAAAAAATCCAAAAGGGGCCGGACCTTGTTACCCCTATCGGAATCGCGATTGCTTCCCAAAGATCACCGGTACAATATAGTACAGTATATGTCAATGAACAACCTGTTCGTTTATTTGAAATAAATAAATTAACAGTAGGTGATTGCCTGCTTGCCGCTGGAATAAAAATGAATAAGCTTTACGGGAAACCCGGTATGGCATTGATTGTTACGCTTAACGGACAGAACATCACGATTCCCGGACAGTTGGGCGAAGCCCCGACCATGTTATTAAACGGGAAACCATGTTCTTTTGACGATGAGATTAAGAATGGCGACAAAATAACTGTAGAAAAAGGCAAAGACGGCTGTGCTCGTGATGCAAAAATAGCCGATTTACTTGATCATATTCCAAATAAGAAAATTACGATTAACGGCAAGCCCTATGAAATTTTTGCAACTCTTACTTGCAATGGCGAAAAAACAACGCCAGATAGAAAGGTAGAAGACAGGGATCAGATTGTTTGTACAATCCCGGAGACGATTGAAGAATTGCTGAAAGAGCTTCAACTTCATGACCTTCTTTTTCAACTAAGACCTTTCCGATTGAAGATCAATGGCAGAGAGACATTCCTTCCGAATCTTGCAGGGAAATTATTTCGGAATGGAATTGCCGTAAAGCCTCAAAGCACTTTTGATGATCTTGATGACATAATAATTGAACAAAAGAAAACACTAACTGTAAAGCAATTGGCAGAGATGAAGCATTTTCAATTAAAACACATAATACCGGTAACGTATAATGGGGAAAAAATCTATTTATCAAAAACAGTAACCGATTTTTACAGAAATGGCGAAAAGCTTGGAGAAGATTCGATTCTGTTAGATGGAGATGAAATTACAGTCGAACAGAAGAAAATGGAGCCATTTCTATTCCAGGATTTATTTAAACATGTTGAAATTACGATGCCGAAAAATTCGGGCGGAAAGTTTGTTTTGCTCAAAAACGACACACCGGCAACATTCTACGACCAAATCCACCCTGGCGACGATTTAAAAATTGTCTGGCCATTGGCACAAGAAAAAAATAGCCCTGCCGGCAAAGAGCAGGCATAA
- a CDS encoding DUF84 family protein: MKIMIGTKNPAKVAAVKSAFSGYEAEFMTVDVPSGVSEQPFSDEETIKGAVNRAIRALEAGEGDIGIGLEGGVQETSFGLCLCNWGALITPNSLPIIAGGARILLPEEIAERLRSGEELGPVMDTFAQKADVRKSEGAVGIFTNGRIDRASMFSHIMHLLIGQFEYKTK, from the coding sequence ATGAAGATCATGATCGGTACGAAAAACCCTGCAAAAGTTGCTGCAGTTAAAAGTGCGTTTTCCGGCTATGAAGCTGAATTTATGACAGTTGACGTTCCCTCAGGGGTAAGCGAGCAGCCTTTTAGTGATGAAGAAACGATTAAAGGAGCTGTAAATCGGGCTATTCGTGCATTAGAGGCCGGTGAAGGCGACATCGGGATTGGCCTTGAGGGAGGCGTTCAGGAGACAAGCTTCGGATTGTGTCTATGTAATTGGGGAGCGCTTATCACGCCCAATTCTTTACCGATTATTGCCGGCGGTGCCCGAATTTTGCTGCCTGAAGAAATTGCTGAAAGACTCCGATCTGGTGAAGAACTGGGCCCGGTAATGGATACTTTCGCTCAAAAAGCAGACGTTCGTAAAAGTGAAGGAGCGGTCGGAATCTTTACAAACGGCAGAATCGATCGTGCAAGCATGTTTTCCCACATCATGCACCTGCTCATAGGCCAATTCGAATATAAGACAAAATAA
- a CDS encoding IS3 family transposase — MLTKQEQFEFIATYEDQFPVTLLLQVTNVSRSGFYKWKKERDHRIRDIRDEELYHLIAEIFVESRGTYGKKRIKAALLKRYGLIVNHKCISRIMRKYGLVCKIRQKKFKKRKQPHADIPNLLNRDFQAHQPGEKFCIDITYVEVKKPFKRWMYVCAVKDLYNNEIVAYNMSTTQDMRLVLQTLHQLKEKGFAKGAILHSDQGFHFTNPTYIRMVANMGLTQSMSRRGNCWDNACIENFFGHLKCEMPCFSSPQTVEEVRQAIVDYINYYNEKRIQTKYGMSPVEYRTRTA; from the coding sequence GTGTTAACGAAACAGGAACAATTTGAATTTATCGCTACTTATGAAGATCAATTTCCTGTAACTCTTCTTCTCCAGGTTACCAATGTTTCACGTTCAGGCTTCTACAAGTGGAAAAAGGAACGAGACCATCGAATCCGAGATATTAGAGATGAAGAGCTGTATCATTTAATAGCTGAAATTTTTGTGGAATCAAGAGGAACTTACGGCAAAAAGCGAATCAAAGCGGCCTTACTAAAGCGCTATGGGTTAATTGTTAATCACAAGTGTATTTCACGAATCATGCGCAAATATGGGCTTGTGTGTAAAATTCGCCAAAAGAAGTTTAAGAAAAGAAAGCAGCCACATGCTGATATTCCTAATCTCTTGAATCGAGATTTTCAGGCTCATCAACCAGGAGAGAAATTTTGTATAGATATCACGTATGTAGAAGTCAAAAAGCCGTTCAAACGCTGGATGTATGTATGTGCGGTGAAAGATTTATACAACAATGAAATCGTCGCCTACAATATGAGCACCACCCAAGATATGAGGCTTGTGCTTCAAACACTGCACCAACTAAAAGAAAAAGGATTTGCGAAAGGAGCCATCCTCCATAGTGATCAAGGCTTCCATTTCACAAATCCTACATACATCAGAATGGTAGCCAATATGGGACTTACACAATCCATGTCTCGCAGGGGCAACTGCTGGGACAATGCGTGTATTGAGAACTTCTTCGGGCATCTCAAATGTGAGATGCCATGTTTTAGTTCGCCACAAACCGTTGAAGAAGTGCGACAAGCCATTGTTGACTACATAAACTATTATAACGAAAAACGGATTCAAACAAAATACGGTATGAGTCCGGTGGAATACAGAACTCGTACCGCGTAA
- a CDS encoding bifunctional 3-deoxy-7-phosphoheptulonate synthase/chorismate mutase, protein MSNKELDQLRQRVDELNLELLSLINERARLVQEIGRVKETQGVFRYDPVRERKMLDLIKQNNDGPFENSTIEHIFKEIFKAGLELQKDDHRKALLVSRKKKPENTVIDLKGEKIGDGNPHFVFGPCAVESYEQVATVAESVKEKGLKLLRGGAYKPRTSPYDFQGLGLEGLKILKRVADEFDLAVISEITNPADIETAVQYIDVIQIGARNMQNFDLLKAAGAVNKPVLLKRGLAATIEEFINAAEYIMAHGNGQIILCERGIRTYERATRNTLDISAVPILKQETHLPVFVDVTHSTGRRDLLLPAAKAAIAIGADGVMAEVHPDPAVALSDSAQQMDLKQFDEFYREIKKSVFTRV, encoded by the coding sequence ATGAGCAATAAAGAACTTGATCAGTTGCGCCAGCGTGTCGATGAATTGAATTTGGAGCTTTTATCATTAATTAATGAAAGAGCACGACTTGTCCAAGAAATTGGCCGCGTGAAGGAGACTCAAGGAGTTTTTCGTTATGATCCGGTGCGTGAACGCAAAATGCTTGATTTAATTAAACAAAATAATGACGGACCATTCGAAAACTCAACAATAGAACATATTTTTAAAGAAATTTTCAAGGCAGGCTTGGAATTGCAAAAAGATGATCATCGAAAAGCATTGCTTGTTTCCCGCAAGAAAAAACCGGAAAATACAGTGATCGATCTAAAGGGTGAGAAAATTGGCGACGGAAATCCGCACTTTGTTTTCGGTCCTTGTGCAGTTGAATCATACGAACAAGTGGCGACGGTTGCTGAATCAGTAAAAGAAAAAGGATTGAAGCTTTTGCGCGGCGGGGCATACAAACCGCGTACATCGCCTTATGATTTCCAAGGACTCGGGCTAGAAGGCTTGAAAATTTTAAAGCGGGTTGCGGATGAATTTGATTTAGCTGTAATCAGCGAAATCACGAATCCGGCTGATATTGAAACGGCTGTTCAATATATTGATGTCATTCAAATAGGCGCACGCAATATGCAGAACTTTGACTTGTTAAAGGCGGCAGGTGCTGTAAATAAACCTGTTCTATTAAAGAGAGGATTAGCGGCAACGATTGAGGAATTTATCAATGCAGCGGAATATATTATGGCTCATGGTAATGGACAAATTATACTTTGTGAGCGCGGAATCCGCACATATGAACGGGCAACAAGAAATACTCTTGATATTTCAGCGGTGCCAATCTTAAAACAGGAAACCCACCTTCCAGTTTTTGTTGACGTTACACATTCTACCGGAAGAAGAGACTTGTTGCTCCCTGCAGCGAAAGCGGCGATAGCGATTGGAGCAGATGGAGTAATGGCAGAAGTTCACCCTGACCCTGCAGTAGCGCTCTCAGATTCTGCCCAGCAAATGGATTTGAAGCAATTTGATGAGTTCTACCGCGAAATTAAGAAATCTGTTTTTACAAGAGTATAA
- a CDS encoding DUF948 domain-containing protein, with the protein MEILLYLSAIVAAISFLILVIFLSITLKSLQTTLDNVSRTLSGLEKQLGGVTRETTELLHKTNSLADDIQKKSESLNSVIEAVKDVGHSVQKFNQSLQNITSTVNQKLEQNKDKISQVVQLGNVLLELKDKWKARKKQNNFSNRGIHPSDKALREKERSRY; encoded by the coding sequence GTGGAAATTCTTTTATATTTAAGCGCAATAGTTGCTGCGATATCATTTCTCATTTTGGTTATTTTTCTTTCAATAACATTAAAATCGCTGCAAACTACGCTAGACAATGTTTCACGGACTTTATCCGGCTTAGAAAAACAGCTGGGCGGTGTAACGAGGGAGACAACAGAACTGCTCCATAAAACGAATTCCCTTGCGGATGATATTCAGAAAAAATCAGAAAGCTTAAACAGTGTTATTGAGGCTGTGAAGGATGTTGGCCATTCTGTTCAAAAGTTTAATCAATCGCTCCAAAACATTACTTCAACGGTGAACCAAAAGCTTGAACAAAATAAGGACAAGATATCACAGGTTGTACAATTGGGCAATGTATTGCTCGAGTTAAAGGATAAATGGAAGGCAAGAAAAAAACAGAATAATTTCTCTAACAGGGGTATCCATCCGTCTGATAAAGCGTTGAGAGAAAAGGAAAGGTCAAGATATTAA
- the murC gene encoding UDP-N-acetylmuramate--L-alanine ligase, which yields MTIYHFVGIKGSGMSALAQILHDMNYHVQGSDVEKRFFTQKALEQSGIKILPFNRDNIKPGMTVIAGNAFPDTHEEIEEAMKIGLPIIRYHRFLGSFMENFTSIAVTGAHGKTSTTGLLAHVMKGAKPTSFLIGDGTGKGDREAEYFVFEACEYRRHFLSYYPDYAIMTNIDFDHPDYYANIEDVFSAFQEMAWQVKKGIFAWGDDEYLQKIQAKVPVVFYGFGEENDFQARNIVKTTEGTTFDVFVRNTYYNTFKIPSFGDHNVLNSLAVIAICHYEGIEAEIIAEQLQTFTGVKRRFSEKKVGSQIIIDDYAHHPTEIRATVEAARQKYPEKDIIAVFQPHTFTRTQTFLDEFAESLNKADKVYLCEIFGSARENHGKLTIEDLQKKINGSEIITEDDTAPLKKHENSVILFMGAGDIQKFQSAYEQQLQV from the coding sequence ATGACTATTTACCATTTTGTAGGTATAAAGGGGTCTGGAATGAGTGCACTCGCACAAATACTCCATGACATGAATTACCATGTTCAAGGCTCCGATGTCGAAAAGCGTTTTTTTACTCAAAAAGCCCTTGAACAATCTGGAATAAAGATCCTTCCGTTTAATAGGGATAATATTAAGCCTGGCATGACAGTGATTGCAGGAAATGCCTTTCCTGATACGCATGAGGAAATTGAGGAGGCCATGAAAATCGGACTTCCAATTATCAGATATCATCGTTTTCTGGGTAGTTTTATGGAAAATTTCACAAGTATTGCTGTCACAGGGGCACACGGAAAAACATCAACAACTGGATTGCTTGCTCACGTAATGAAGGGAGCAAAGCCAACTTCATTCTTAATTGGAGACGGTACGGGTAAGGGCGATCGGGAAGCTGAGTATTTTGTGTTTGAAGCCTGTGAATATAGAAGGCATTTTCTCTCATATTATCCCGATTATGCAATCATGACAAATATTGATTTTGATCACCCTGACTATTATGCCAATATAGAAGATGTTTTTTCTGCATTTCAGGAAATGGCCTGGCAAGTAAAAAAGGGCATTTTTGCATGGGGTGATGATGAATATCTTCAAAAAATACAAGCGAAAGTTCCGGTTGTATTTTACGGATTTGGAGAAGAAAACGATTTTCAGGCTAGGAATATTGTGAAAACTACCGAGGGCACTACTTTTGACGTTTTTGTCAGAAATACTTATTACAACACTTTTAAAATCCCTTCATTTGGCGATCATAATGTGTTAAACTCATTGGCTGTGATTGCCATTTGCCATTACGAAGGGATTGAAGCGGAGATTATTGCTGAACAGCTTCAGACTTTTACCGGGGTAAAAAGAAGATTTTCGGAGAAAAAAGTCGGATCACAAATTATCATTGATGATTATGCACATCATCCGACAGAAATAAGAGCAACCGTTGAAGCCGCAAGACAGAAATACCCCGAAAAAGATATTATTGCTGTTTTTCAGCCACATACATTTACGAGAACGCAAACATTTTTGGATGAGTTTGCTGAAAGCTTAAATAAGGCTGATAAAGTTTATTTATGCGAGATTTTCGGTTCAGCAAGGGAAAACCATGGAAAACTGACCATTGAAGATTTGCAGAAGAAAATTAACGGTTCGGAAATCATTACAGAGGATGATACGGCTCCTTTAAAGAAACATGAAAACAGTGTAATTCTATTTATGGGTGCCGGTGATATCCAGAAATTCCAATCAGCTTACGAACAGCAGCTGCAAGTATAA
- a CDS encoding helix-turn-helix domain-containing protein, with amino-acid sequence MEPKFRNQCFTYSFELKMQAIQLYYSGYSRTEIAEMLKVKNKRLINEWVNKYERLGEEGLRDKRGAKKGMGKGRPRKTSLTLEEENQLLKAENLYLKKLLEQKRGC; translated from the coding sequence ATGGAACCAAAATTTCGTAATCAGTGTTTTACCTATTCCTTTGAATTAAAAATGCAAGCAATTCAACTATATTATTCTGGATATTCACGTACAGAAATTGCAGAAATGTTGAAAGTGAAGAATAAAAGATTGATTAATGAATGGGTGAATAAGTACGAAAGATTGGGGGAGGAGGGATTAAGAGATAAGCGCGGAGCCAAAAAAGGAATGGGCAAAGGTCGACCACGTAAAACTTCTCTCACATTAGAAGAGGAAAATCAATTATTAAAAGCCGAGAATTTATACTTAAAAAAGCTCTTAGAACAGAAAAGGGGGTGTTAA
- a CDS encoding DUF1444 domain-containing protein has translation MNSKEMRKELEKRLSRPDRIFSFDREKDQLRIENKQTGKGITVSLPGIIAKWQLQKEKAIDEVVYYVEEGLRAMEHDVQLSGKEKSIFPVIRSTSFPTEAEEGVPFFYDDHTAETRIYYALDLGKTYRLIDENLLKKEQWDADRVRETALFNVRTLPVTMKEDQVAGNTFYFLNSNDGYDASRILNKSFLKDMEKKITGRMTVSVPHQDVLIIGDIQNDTGFDVLAQMTMSFFASGYVPITALSFFYENEELEPIFILGKNRKKP, from the coding sequence ATGAACAGCAAGGAAATGAGAAAAGAACTTGAAAAACGGTTAAGCCGGCCGGACCGCATATTTTCTTTTGATCGTGAAAAAGACCAGCTGAGAATTGAAAACAAACAAACTGGTAAAGGAATTACCGTTTCGCTGCCCGGAATTATAGCGAAGTGGCAACTTCAAAAAGAGAAAGCCATCGATGAAGTAGTGTATTATGTAGAGGAAGGCTTGAGGGCAATGGAACATGATGTTCAGCTTTCCGGAAAAGAAAAAAGCATTTTTCCTGTTATCCGTTCCACTTCCTTTCCAACGGAAGCCGAAGAAGGGGTTCCGTTTTTTTATGATGACCATACAGCAGAAACAAGAATTTATTACGCTTTGGATCTCGGAAAAACGTACCGGCTTATTGATGAAAATTTGCTGAAAAAGGAACAATGGGACGCGGACAGGGTCAGGGAAACGGCTTTATTTAATGTCAGGACTTTGCCTGTAACCATGAAAGAAGATCAAGTGGCCGGCAATACTTTTTACTTTTTAAATTCAAACGACGGATATGACGCAAGCAGAATTTTAAATAAATCGTTTTTAAAGGACATGGAGAAAAAAATCACCGGCAGGATGACGGTATCGGTTCCTCACCAGGATGTGTTGATTATCGGTGACATTCAAAATGATACAGGCTTCGATGTTCTTGCACAGATGACCATGAGCTTTTTTGCAAGCGGCTATGTTCCGATAACAGCCTTGTCGTTCTTTTATGAGAATGAAGAGCTTGAACCGATCTTTATTTTAGGAAAGAATCGAAAAAAGCCGTGA
- a CDS encoding DNA translocase FtsK, whose amino-acid sequence MSWIKKLFQMFKNDDEEFEYIDEGDSYQAKESSREQNSGSKEVDAKIAYQYPNGKFRFPLIPDQDERIQRRERVRSRNENDPAVSKLPAERPNRFEWKDRTRAERNISATGISSEQIFEPESKERTRLDRNKQEVAMKNRQPFRPTEIPSPIYGFGRRSRSKEEIVEYELTGLEGLYRNKTVHDQNLKEEHSEVQNVSTHSEHEEMNDKRLHSPGMSDNTYTERDEKAESTHSSAYSHDNQTEPTLNYKENESNTDEKSVLFDANEIQHVEDITEDDKTKTSGQIDHNQEDDVIENEPPIMSSAQEKEPIVQDLPPESSEQAAVPERRRPHIPFNVIMLKDDKRKLQLREQAKREQKERSANHNQSFPQKSQEIEHYQSQQQENISTIGSDQKNSYELPPVSLLCPPVAGSSNTGWLLEQKHLLNQTLENFNVGAKVVNVTQGPSVTRFEVQPDPGVKVNKITNLSDDIKLSLAARDIRIEAPIPGKHTIGIEVPNETSRPVLISEIIQSREFIENDSPLTAVLGLDISGKPIVTDLKKMPHGLIAGATGSGKSVCINSILISLLYKANPQDVKLLLIDPKMVELAPYNQIPHLVSPVITDVKAATAALKWAVDEMERRYELFAHTGVRDINRFNELAIEDKRYSEKLPYIVIVIDELADLMMMSPADVEEAICRIAQKARACGIHLIIATQRPSVDVITGLIKANVPTRIAFSVSSQIDSRTIIDISGAEKLLGRGDMLFLENGSSKPVRLQGTFVSDKEIDAVVAHVRKQQKPQYLFEQGELLKKAQVDEEEDELFFEACEFVIEQGAASTSSLQRRFKIGYNRAARLIDMMEQQGFISEARGSKPRDVLITESDLQSIQDLVQ is encoded by the coding sequence TTGAGTTGGATTAAGAAGCTTTTCCAAATGTTTAAAAATGATGATGAAGAATTTGAATATATTGATGAAGGGGACAGCTATCAAGCAAAAGAATCCAGCCGAGAGCAAAATTCCGGAAGCAAGGAAGTTGACGCAAAAATCGCCTATCAATATCCAAATGGTAAATTTCGTTTTCCTCTTATTCCTGATCAAGATGAAAGAATACAAAGAAGGGAAAGGGTAAGAAGTCGAAACGAAAATGATCCGGCCGTATCTAAACTGCCAGCGGAAAGACCGAATAGGTTTGAATGGAAAGACAGAACGAGAGCAGAACGGAACATTTCTGCTACGGGTATATCGTCCGAACAAATCTTTGAGCCTGAATCGAAAGAAAGAACAAGATTGGATCGAAACAAGCAGGAAGTAGCGATGAAAAACCGCCAGCCATTCAGACCGACGGAAATACCTTCTCCTATATACGGATTTGGGCGGCGAAGCCGAAGCAAAGAAGAAATAGTGGAATACGAATTAACCGGGCTTGAAGGACTATATCGCAACAAAACGGTTCATGATCAGAATCTTAAAGAGGAGCATTCAGAGGTTCAAAATGTTTCAACACATTCTGAGCACGAAGAGATGAATGATAAACGCCTGCATAGTCCTGGTATGTCAGACAATACATATACCGAGCGTGATGAAAAAGCCGAATCAACGCACAGTAGTGCGTATTCGCACGACAATCAGACTGAACCAACCTTGAATTACAAAGAGAATGAAAGCAACACCGATGAAAAGAGTGTTCTATTCGATGCAAATGAAATTCAGCATGTAGAAGATATTACCGAAGATGATAAAACAAAAACATCCGGGCAAATAGATCATAATCAAGAGGATGATGTAATAGAAAATGAACCGCCTATAATGTCATCAGCTCAAGAGAAAGAACCGATTGTGCAGGACTTGCCGCCAGAAAGTTCCGAACAAGCTGCGGTGCCAGAACGAAGAAGGCCACATATTCCTTTTAATGTGATTATGCTAAAAGACGACAAAAGAAAGCTTCAATTAAGGGAACAGGCAAAAAGAGAGCAAAAAGAACGTTCTGCCAATCATAATCAATCATTCCCGCAGAAAAGTCAGGAGATTGAACATTATCAAAGCCAACAACAAGAGAATATAAGTACAATAGGTTCTGACCAAAAAAATTCTTATGAACTCCCACCTGTAAGCCTGCTTTGTCCGCCTGTGGCTGGATCATCTAATACAGGTTGGCTGTTAGAACAGAAACATCTGCTGAATCAAACGCTGGAAAACTTCAATGTCGGGGCGAAAGTGGTGAATGTGACACAGGGACCGTCAGTTACACGTTTCGAGGTTCAGCCCGATCCCGGAGTGAAAGTGAACAAAATTACAAATCTATCAGATGATATTAAGCTAAGCCTTGCTGCCAGGGATATACGGATTGAAGCACCAATTCCGGGCAAACATACGATTGGTATCGAAGTGCCGAATGAAACGAGCCGTCCTGTTTTAATAAGCGAAATTATTCAAAGCAGGGAGTTTATTGAAAATGACTCCCCGTTAACAGCGGTGCTTGGCTTGGACATTTCCGGAAAACCGATTGTAACCGATTTAAAAAAGATGCCGCATGGGCTTATTGCCGGGGCAACAGGCTCAGGAAAAAGTGTATGTATTAATTCAATACTTATAAGCCTGTTGTACAAAGCGAATCCGCAAGATGTTAAGCTTCTTCTCATTGATCCGAAGATGGTGGAACTTGCACCATACAATCAAATACCGCATCTCGTAAGCCCAGTGATAACGGATGTGAAAGCAGCAACGGCTGCATTAAAGTGGGCTGTCGATGAAATGGAACGTCGCTATGAGCTGTTTGCCCATACTGGAGTAAGAGATATTAACCGCTTTAATGAGCTTGCAATTGAGGATAAACGCTACTCCGAAAAACTTCCATATATTGTAATTGTCATTGATGAATTGGCCGACTTAATGATGATGTCACCTGCTGATGTAGAGGAAGCGATCTGCCGAATTGCACAAAAAGCGCGGGCTTGCGGAATTCACTTAATTATCGCTACCCAGCGCCCGTCTGTTGATGTCATTACAGGCTTAATTAAGGCAAATGTACCGACAAGGATCGCTTTTTCTGTATCGTCGCAGATTGATTCTCGAACGATTATCGATATAAGCGGAGCAGAGAAACTTCTCGGCCGGGGTGATATGCTATTTTTGGAAAACGGATCTTCAAAGCCTGTGCGTTTGCAAGGAACATTTGTTTCCGATAAAGAGATTGATGCGGTCGTCGCTCATGTACGCAAGCAGCAAAAACCACAGTATTTATTTGAACAGGGAGAATTGCTAAAGAAAGCCCAAGTGGATGAAGAAGAGGACGAACTGTTTTTTGAAGCTTGCGAGTTCGTTATTGAACAGGGCGCAGCTTCAACGTCAAGCCTTCAGCGCCGGTTTAAGATAGGTTATAATCGGGCTGCCCGCTTAATTGATATGATGGAACAGCAAGGATTTATTTCTGAAGCAAGGGGGAGCAAGCCGCGCGATGTCCTTATAACAGAAAGCGATCTTCAGTCAATACAAGATTTAGTACAATAA
- a CDS encoding YtxH domain-containing protein: protein MGERDRNYNETNERSEYSSGSKEFMIGAIIGGVIGAAAALFFAPKSGKEMRNNLNKQVLVLKDKTGQIRDSAMTKGNSLASAAKEKTVQLRDQAMTKGSELASVAKEKTITLTGTITQQSTNLLNKVKNMNTAQKDEATREKNVPETPSKTIIIDAPKSYGNWSDVDIQQKLEETKKAFDEMERKLNQ from the coding sequence ATGGGAGAAAGAGATCGGAACTATAATGAAACGAATGAAAGAAGCGAGTACAGTTCAGGTTCAAAGGAATTTATGATCGGTGCGATTATTGGCGGGGTGATAGGTGCAGCTGCTGCTCTGTTTTTTGCTCCAAAATCAGGGAAAGAAATGCGCAACAATTTAAATAAACAGGTATTGGTTTTAAAAGATAAAACCGGCCAAATTCGTGATTCAGCTATGACAAAAGGAAATTCCCTGGCGTCAGCGGCAAAAGAAAAAACAGTTCAGTTACGAGATCAAGCAATGACAAAAGGAAGTGAGCTGGCTTCTGTCGCGAAAGAAAAAACCATCACGTTAACAGGAACAATTACACAGCAATCTACTAATTTGTTAAATAAAGTGAAAAACATGAACACCGCACAAAAAGATGAAGCAACTCGAGAAAAAAATGTACCGGAAACTCCTTCTAAGACAATAATAATCGATGCACCGAAAAGCTACGGAAACTGGTCTGATGTTGATATTCAGCAAAAGCTTGAAGAAACAAAAAAAGCGTTCGATGAAATGGAAAGAAAATTAAATCAGTAA